One part of the Sphaerochaeta sp. genome encodes these proteins:
- a CDS encoding metallophosphoesterase: MKQNIFTAIALAVVMLGGCATKPFRTATTPLWDASPTRDKIVVCSDIHIGVEDAYAENVANRPYFVEFVNRLAETTDVRELVLNGDFLDEWYLPLSYVETDRTAFYQKNLDNNPTVIKALKNAIASGIKVVYIVGNHDMSIKQQMIEQAIPGIIVVNQPLGVGLYRTGDRGEIALEHGHRYDVYSAPDTITNAAITTGETMLPPGYWYARYAADWVIAGKPSFPPDIPAITTVPDKTKDRDQYYAYAYYRTLAVEFTRITLGNAFSDKIFDIQVDGYNGTYSLQDLFPVLNNDGKITAPLLYPNYQRTWDARQEANGVKVKSDFGEAALGALGGAYFEKQARMQYDVDKTESPVEVVSFGHTHIPEFYSYGPGRFYINTGTWIDHNTNYKEGDGSMLSRTFTVITTGAQDKVDVYQYQTDGNLRDIKAMLLTDHP, encoded by the coding sequence ATGAAACAAAACATCTTTACCGCCATTGCACTGGCGGTCGTCATGCTGGGTGGATGCGCCACCAAACCGTTCAGAACCGCAACCACCCCACTGTGGGACGCATCCCCCACACGGGACAAGATCGTCGTCTGCAGTGACATCCACATCGGCGTCGAGGACGCCTACGCGGAGAACGTCGCCAACCGGCCGTACTTCGTCGAATTCGTCAATCGTCTGGCGGAAACCACCGACGTGCGGGAACTGGTCCTCAACGGCGACTTCCTGGATGAATGGTACCTGCCGCTCTCCTATGTGGAGACGGACCGTACGGCATTCTACCAGAAGAACCTGGACAACAACCCCACCGTCATCAAGGCACTGAAGAACGCCATCGCCAGCGGCATCAAGGTGGTATACATCGTGGGCAACCACGACATGTCCATCAAACAACAGATGATCGAGCAAGCCATCCCCGGCATCATCGTCGTCAACCAACCGCTGGGTGTCGGATTGTATCGTACCGGAGACCGGGGCGAGATCGCCCTGGAGCACGGACACCGCTACGATGTCTATTCGGCGCCTGACACCATCACCAACGCCGCCATCACCACCGGGGAGACGATGCTCCCGCCAGGATACTGGTACGCACGCTACGCCGCAGATTGGGTGATCGCCGGCAAACCCTCCTTCCCGCCTGACATTCCTGCGATCACCACCGTGCCGGACAAGACGAAGGACCGTGACCAGTACTACGCCTACGCCTACTACCGGACGCTGGCCGTCGAATTCACCCGCATCACGCTGGGAAACGCCTTCTCCGACAAGATCTTCGACATCCAGGTGGACGGATACAACGGCACCTACTCGCTGCAGGATCTGTTCCCCGTCCTGAACAACGACGGAAAGATCACCGCGCCGCTTCTCTACCCCAACTACCAACGGACCTGGGACGCTCGGCAGGAAGCCAACGGCGTCAAGGTGAAATCCGATTTCGGCGAAGCTGCCCTGGGTGCGTTGGGCGGAGCGTACTTTGAGAAACAGGCGCGCATGCAGTACGACGTGGACAAGACGGAAAGCCCCGTCGAAGTGGTCTCGTTCGGCCACACCCACATCCCGGAGTTCTACTCCTACGGCCCGGGAAGGTTCTACATCAACACCGGCACCTGGATCGACCACAACACCAACTACAAGGAAGGCGATGGTTCGATGCTCTCCCGCACCTTCACCGTCATCACGACGGGAGCGCAGGACAAGGTGGATGTCTACCAATACCAGACGGACGGAAACCTCAGGGACATCAAGGCGATGCTCCTCACCGACCATCCCTGA